GTCCGCTTCAGGACCTGACATGATTTCCATGCCTACTACTAATCCTTTAGGAGCTAGGATATAACGCTTCTCACCATCAACGTAGTTGATTAGTGCAATGTTTGCTGAACGGTTTGGATCGTATTCGATCGTAGCAACGCGTCCTGGAATGCCATCTTTCGTACGAGCGAAATCGATGACACGGTATTGGCGCTTATGGCCTCCACCATGATGACGAACTGTTAACTTACCCTGGTTGTTACGGCCACCTTTACGCTTAATAGGCGCAAGAAGTGATTTTTCCGGCTTGCTAGTTGTAATCTCAGCAAAGTCAGAAGCTGTCATGCCGCGACGACCGTTAGAGGTAGGTTTGTACTTTTTAATCGCCATGTCTGTTCCCTCCTCTTCTATTTATCGGTTTATTTTAAACCTCGAAAAATTCGATTTCTTTGCTATCTTCTGTCAGGGTTACAATTGCTTTGCGACGCTTGTTAGTAAAACCAGTGTAACGTCCCATGCGCTTGAATTTACCTTTGTAGTTCATGATGTTTACTTTCTCAACATCCACTCCAAAGATTTCCTGGATTGCGTCTTTCACTTGTGTTTTGTTCGCACGAGTGTCGACTTCGAACGTGTATTTCTTCTCACCCATAAGGTCTGAAGAACGCTCAGTAATTACGGGGCGCTTAATAATATCGCGAGCATCCATTATGCAAGCACCTCCTCTACTTTTTGAACTGCACCTTTCGTCATAACCACTTTGTCGTGGCCAAGTACATCAAGTACGTTGACGCCAGTAGCAGAAATAACTGTTACGCCTGGAATGTTACGTCCAGATAGAGCAACGTTTTCGTCAAGACCTTCAGTCACAACTAGGACCTTCTTGTCTAGTGAAAGGCTGCTTAATACTGAAGCAAATTCCTTCGTTTTTGGCGATTCGAATGAAAGCGCCTCTAGAACTAAGATGTTTTCTTCAGCAACTTTGCTTGAAAGAGCTGATTTGATCGCCAGACGACGAACTTTTTTAGGAAG
The sequence above is a segment of the Jeotgalibacillus haloalkalitolerans genome. Coding sequences within it:
- the rplW gene encoding 50S ribosomal protein L23 — protein: MDARDIIKRPVITERSSDLMGEKKYTFEVDTRANKTQVKDAIQEIFGVDVEKVNIMNYKGKFKRMGRYTGFTNKRRKAIVTLTEDSKEIEFFEV
- the rplD gene encoding 50S ribosomal protein L4; translation: MPKVSVFKQDGSQAGDIELNESIFGIEPNNAVMFETVLMQRAAQRQGTHKVKNRSEVAGGGRKPWRQKGTGRARQGSIRSPQWRGGGTVFGPTPRSYSYKLPKKVRRLAIKSALSSKVAEENILVLEALSFESPKTKEFASVLSSLSLDKKVLVVTEGLDENVALSGRNIPGVTVISATGVNVLDVLGHDKVVMTKGAVQKVEEVLA